One region of Quercus lobata isolate SW786 chromosome 2, ValleyOak3.0 Primary Assembly, whole genome shotgun sequence genomic DNA includes:
- the LOC115977042 gene encoding zinc finger CCCH domain-containing protein 34-like isoform X1: MDEELQKRNTDCVYFLASPLTCKKGTDCEYRHSEIARLNPRDCWYWLSGDCVNPTCAFRHPPLDGHAGVPSESAQCSAPVNKTNAPCYFYFNGFCNKGDRCSFMHGSDGNAPAGKSTKTASASTDAPFVEKKISAGNETQLAQTDTHLNPSESVPKVVINSNSEFKEGLEEPVPNNVSQQCASPQIAVCGYDEAPAIRSESLLIADGFIQSRSHFEADQSSEEQVEDDIEPEERWESSPGFDVLVGDKSENLGYDDDAEYLLDLDREQRELSSHFLGYDFEDPVMYDPTHPDLKHYERDIDDSYDPDDKHLFNNVRRDPGHSRDSMLDSILFRKRKHVPMELTVGDHNGVDLRDHLRRRRVTDGCPITGLSRRHGSSRLIGHSQERPRRHGMGQRLHGRMASEVGMSTIESVKNGTFSHGATANQRGLLRRSQQHRSKKVSRKKILSKHPFSSEVTRKPVTRERRSTQELTTFTGPKTLAQIKEEKKKVEENGVCIWKVGHSSRTTSTDFQAPKPLSEILKDKRKLDFVRDSDSSGY, translated from the exons ATGGACGAAGAGTTACAGAAAAGGAACACTGACTGCGTCTATTTCCTTGCCTCACCCCTCACCTGCAAGAAG gGGACTGATTGTGAGTACAGGCACAGTGAGATTGCAAGGCTCAATCCAAGAGATTGCTGGTACTGGTTGTCTGGGGACTGTGTCAATCCTACATGCGCTTTTAGACACCCT CCATTGGATGGCCATGCAGGAGTGCCATCTGAATCTGCCCAGTGTTCTGCACCTGTGAACAAGACCAATGCTCCCTGTTACTTTTACTTCAACGGTTTCTGCAATAAAGGTGATAGATGCTCTTTTATGCATGGGTCTGATGGTAATGCACCTGCTGGGAAATCTACAAAAACTGCCTCTGCAAGCACTGATGCACCTTtcgtagaaaaaaaaatatctgcAGGAAATGAGACACAGTTGGCACAAACAGACACACATCTGAATCCATCTGAAAGTGTCCCTAAGGTAGTTATCAATTCGAATTCTGAGTTCAAGGAGGGACTTGAGGAACCAGTACCTAACAATGTTTCCCAGCAATGTGCCTCTCCGCAGATTGCTGTTTGTGGGTATGATGAAGCTCCTGCGATTAGATCAGAGTCCTTGCTTATAGCAGATGGTTTTATTCAAAGCAGATCTCATTTTGAGGCAGATCAGAGTTCAGAGGAGCAAGTGGAAGATGATATTGAGCCAGAGGAGCGGTGGGAATCATCCCCTGGCTTTGATGTTCTTGTGGGTGATAAATCAGAGAATTTGGGTTATGATGACGATGCAGAATATTTGCTGGACCTTGATAGGGAACAAAGAGAATTGAGTAGCCACTTCTTGGGTTATGATTTTGAAGATCCAGTTATGTATGATCCCACACACCCTGATTTGAAACATTATGAACGTGATATCGATGATAGTTATGATCCAGATGACAAGCATCTTTTCAATAATGTTAGAAGAGATCCTGGTCATTCAAGAGACAGCATGTTGGATTCTATATTGTTCCGGAAAAGGAAACATGTGCCAATGGAGCTGACAGTTGGTGACCATAATGGCGTGGATCTTCGAGACCATTTGAGAAGACGCAGGGTGACTGATGGTTGTCCAATTACTGGCTTATCAAGAAGGCATGGCTCATCTCGTCTAATTGGTCACAGCCAGGAAAGGCCTCGCAGGCATGGAATGGGTCAGCGTCTTCATGGAAGAATGGCATCAGAAGTGGGAATGAGTACTATTGAATCAGTCAAGAATGGAACTTTTTCACATGGTGCCACTGCCAACCAGCGTGGCTTGCTGAGGCGCTCACAGCAACATAGGTCAAAGAAGGTTAGCaggaaaaaaattctctctaaaCATCCCTTCTCAAGTGAAGTTACAAGGAAACCAGTTACAAGAGAGAGGAGATCAACTCAGGAGTTGACTACGTTTACAGGACCCAAGACCCTTGCCCAGattaaagaagagaagaaaaaagttgaagaaaatgGGGTTTGCATTTGGAAAGTAGGGCATTCAAGCAGAACTACATCAACTGACTTCCAGGCTCCCAAACCCTTGAGTGAAATCCTCAAGGACAAAAGGAAGCTGGATTTTGTGAGGGACAGTGATAGTAGTggctactaa
- the LOC115977042 gene encoding zinc finger CCCH domain-containing protein 34-like isoform X2: MHGSDGNAPAGKSTKTASASTDAPFVEKKISAGNETQLAQTDTHLNPSESVPKVVINSNSEFKEGLEEPVPNNVSQQCASPQIAVCGYDEAPAIRSESLLIADGFIQSRSHFEADQSSEEQVEDDIEPEERWESSPGFDVLVGDKSENLGYDDDAEYLLDLDREQRELSSHFLGYDFEDPVMYDPTHPDLKHYERDIDDSYDPDDKHLFNNVRRDPGHSRDSMLDSILFRKRKHVPMELTVGDHNGVDLRDHLRRRRVTDGCPITGLSRRHGSSRLIGHSQERPRRHGMGQRLHGRMASEVGMSTIESVKNGTFSHGATANQRGLLRRSQQHRSKKVSRKKILSKHPFSSEVTRKPVTRERRSTQELTTFTGPKTLAQIKEEKKKVEENGVCIWKVGHSSRTTSTDFQAPKPLSEILKDKRKLDFVRDSDSSGY, translated from the coding sequence ATGCATGGGTCTGATGGTAATGCACCTGCTGGGAAATCTACAAAAACTGCCTCTGCAAGCACTGATGCACCTTtcgtagaaaaaaaaatatctgcAGGAAATGAGACACAGTTGGCACAAACAGACACACATCTGAATCCATCTGAAAGTGTCCCTAAGGTAGTTATCAATTCGAATTCTGAGTTCAAGGAGGGACTTGAGGAACCAGTACCTAACAATGTTTCCCAGCAATGTGCCTCTCCGCAGATTGCTGTTTGTGGGTATGATGAAGCTCCTGCGATTAGATCAGAGTCCTTGCTTATAGCAGATGGTTTTATTCAAAGCAGATCTCATTTTGAGGCAGATCAGAGTTCAGAGGAGCAAGTGGAAGATGATATTGAGCCAGAGGAGCGGTGGGAATCATCCCCTGGCTTTGATGTTCTTGTGGGTGATAAATCAGAGAATTTGGGTTATGATGACGATGCAGAATATTTGCTGGACCTTGATAGGGAACAAAGAGAATTGAGTAGCCACTTCTTGGGTTATGATTTTGAAGATCCAGTTATGTATGATCCCACACACCCTGATTTGAAACATTATGAACGTGATATCGATGATAGTTATGATCCAGATGACAAGCATCTTTTCAATAATGTTAGAAGAGATCCTGGTCATTCAAGAGACAGCATGTTGGATTCTATATTGTTCCGGAAAAGGAAACATGTGCCAATGGAGCTGACAGTTGGTGACCATAATGGCGTGGATCTTCGAGACCATTTGAGAAGACGCAGGGTGACTGATGGTTGTCCAATTACTGGCTTATCAAGAAGGCATGGCTCATCTCGTCTAATTGGTCACAGCCAGGAAAGGCCTCGCAGGCATGGAATGGGTCAGCGTCTTCATGGAAGAATGGCATCAGAAGTGGGAATGAGTACTATTGAATCAGTCAAGAATGGAACTTTTTCACATGGTGCCACTGCCAACCAGCGTGGCTTGCTGAGGCGCTCACAGCAACATAGGTCAAAGAAGGTTAGCaggaaaaaaattctctctaaaCATCCCTTCTCAAGTGAAGTTACAAGGAAACCAGTTACAAGAGAGAGGAGATCAACTCAGGAGTTGACTACGTTTACAGGACCCAAGACCCTTGCCCAGattaaagaagagaagaaaaaagttgaagaaaatgGGGTTTGCATTTGGAAAGTAGGGCATTCAAGCAGAACTACATCAACTGACTTCCAGGCTCCCAAACCCTTGAGTGAAATCCTCAAGGACAAAAGGAAGCTGGATTTTGTGAGGGACAGTGATAGTAGTggctactaa
- the LOC115956837 gene encoding uncharacterized protein At1g15400, with protein sequence MAGLQRSTTSFRRQGSSGLVWNDRFISGDLNKMRTTQQKQQQQQEVAEFRELRPSRSVGSIGLMERRPSTTTKGHAYRKDKVVSTPNKDPPSPKFAGCGFCGAIFGKQEISHQPKSNKHRAK encoded by the coding sequence ATGGCTGGGTTGCAAAGGTCTACAACATCCTTTAGAAGACAAGGGTCTTCAGGATTGGTCTGGAATGACCGGTTTATATCAGGGGACTTGAACAAAATGAGGACTactcaacaaaaacaacaacaacaacaagaggTCGCGGAATTTAGAGAGCTGAGGCCATCCCGGAGTGTAGGGTCAATTGGTTTAATGGAACGTAGGCCATCCACAACCACAAAAGGACATGCATATCGGAAGGATAAGGTTGTTTCAACACCAAACAAGGACCCGCCTTCTCCTAAGTTTGCAGGTTGTGGCTTTTGTGGTGCCATATTTGGAAAACAAGAGATTTCCCATCAGCCAAAATCAAACAAGCATAGGGCAAAGTGA